The window GAGGATTCTTCTTGCGTTTCTTCTGTCTTTTGtccttaaactttgaaaatgatttaatttccaattccaccctttttcttttttccctcaactttcaaatgttttcttaTTGTCGTTGAAccttctttattcttttttaagcaAAAGGAGACACTCAGCTCTATCTCATCACACTAATTCAAAACTTACAAATGCGTTAAACAATTCTATTTACATATGTTTAAATAAATCCTGTAACTCAGTATCAACTAAACTTTGTAactcaacttttattttagttttttttttttacttatctATCTTTAGTTTCGTCTTTCCTTTGTCTTATAACCTAATAACTCGAGTTATCGGGTTGgaaacatatttatatgtaCACAGGTAGCTCAATTGAAGTAAAGATGAAGGTACTTGTGGATGAGCCCAACAAAACAATCATCTACGAATGTCTTGAAGGAGATTTGTTCAAAGATTTTGACATATTCAATGTGAAAATTAAAGTGAATGATGGTGGAAACAATGGCAACAGCTCAGTTAATTGGTGTCTGGAATATGTGAaggcaaatgaaaatgtggaTCCACCAAATAACTATCTCCAATTTGGACTTAAACTATGCAAAAATGTTGATGCCTTCCTTGGCAACAATTAAACTGAGGAAAAACTCAGATAATATCAACACTTGGGATTGGTTCTTGAAATTAATTCCTTTAAATAAGATCGGCTTTCTCTCCTAACCTCCATTCTTCTATGTGTATTTCAAGGTTGTGTTAATGGTAATATATGATGacaaaaatcaacaaatatttgGCATGCTGCCTTTGTTATCATATCCTAtgtatcttttcttttacgataactcaatatatatattttcacaaaaatgaattatttattctataaattttaatttaattattttgatatttgttctATTTGTCATACATACTAATTTGATAGTGATAGATACATAGAAGTCTATTAGagttttattaacaataaattatgaaattttgttgcattttgcaaatacttttaacaattttgtcatttgaacaaatttctaaaaactaaacatgAAAATGCAAATAATAGAGAAATGTTTTATAAGcaataaaatatctatttactaatttaaacttaaatttctttttcataattttccaacaaaatgtttattgaaaaatttacattttatcgAAAATTTTCATTGAGGTTTCGTAAAATTAAGAATGTTTTTATCgaaaattttcattgagaTTTCGTAAAATTAAGAATGTTTTTATTCATCCAAAtggataatttaaatttctgtTGATACACAAGGAAAtaaattagtttcaaaatttcatgattttcccaacaaaatgaataaaataaaatcacaatTTAGCTACTCTTGTgtatgaaaaggaaaaataaatttgacatACTGTTTCCCAGgagagaaaatttttaaaaaacacaagaattttttaaataatctatttacactggtaaaaaagaaaatatgcaaACAGTAAGTGAACTTAAATACACCTTTACTTCAAATTATTGGATATAAATTCTATGtttcaaattcatcaacatTGACATTTGTTTGTGTATGTAAATTTCAAAAGCTGTTAGTCTTTAATTGCTGTCGAGTTGCAAAAAGCTGGAATTGTTGCCGTAGTGAAGAAAAGGACTTCTAACAGTAATACTCATTGCCTTTGTTTTgtagttttcctttctcttcttctttcttaaaaCCTATGTTTCTCAACATATATCAAAGTCTTCTTTGCTCTCAACATATTTCTTAGGGAAATATTAGTATTGTTTTTAGTACGGGTACATTAGTAAATTCGTTACGACTCTTAATTCATAAATTGAGtcaaattctttaatttgtttttgctcAATCGTTTATGGGCCGACTCGAcatcctttttctctctccgGTATTCTTGTTTTAGTTTCTGTCTCTCTCTGTTTGATTGTAGATGCAATGCGGGAGGAGAAATTCTAGCGTTggtattttcctttcttgtgTTCTTAATTTCTTGAACCTATGAATTCAATTCATGAAGCTTTCTTCTGTTTCTGACTGCATGTTTGTGTTCCACCATCTcatctctcttctctttttcttttggattcCATTTTTCGCAATTTGCTTAAACTGTTCATCGTAAAATGGTGCAGAGTTGAGTCGGAGAATTCTTTATGAATGTGTATTCAGTGCTGCTAATATTTTTGGAACACCCATTTATAATATAAGGAGATGGAAACGTTCATGCTCTTGTGGTGCTTTCAGTTTTAGTTAAGTAATGTAGCATTAATTATTGCAAAGCTAAAATTGTGTTTGCCAAATATTTGTAAAGAGACACTTCaatcctttttgttttttttctctccccaACTGAGGGTGTTTCTCATTCTATGAATCCTTCTTTCTTGGGGAAATTATTCTTTAATAATAGATTACAGAGTTCTTATTCGgaatcaataacaaatataatgtgTCTTGGAACTGAAATGTTGGGACATTTCCCTTGATTACTACTACAAAACTGACAATACTTGATGTCTGCGGTTTTGATATTCTTTACcgtttttattaaaactgtcagatagaaaaaaaaacgttaagaataaccaataataaaaaatatacataattttttattttttattttaaatacttatcGATTAAAAATGGATcaagattaattttaattatttgacattttttaaatgtaaagtaatatgtttcttttcattctctaAAAAacgttttcttgtttttttttctttcaaatttctcatttttctcccatttgtaaaaaaaaacttttccctcttttttttcccaaaatttccttttatccCTCCAAATTCTATAAAAGCCCTAATTTCCCCTACATTTTCCACATCTCTCACATCCACCATTTCTATCTTCTTCACAAACTTCACCCAAAGCTCTACACTTCTTCCCCCTTTCTCTTTACCTCTTTTCAATAACCCCTCCCAAATATGAGTTCCACATTGTAATAGGAAGATCTTCAATCAAGTAaactcaatttcaaattttgaataattttttttattctatttatggTTTGAGGAACTACTCTGCTATTTTTCTATGATACTGTCACAAGTTTTAGAGAAATGATACTGTGACAAgttttagagaaatttaaaGAGATTTAGATGATAAGAAAGCTTTCCCACTATAAAATTAAGGACTTCTTTGTACATCAGTTTATAGAGTGTATTCCTTCAAAGACAGAAACTAAGGCCCAAAACAATTACATCCCTATTtggtatttattttgttttctagtttttgttattgataaattgattttattctctcaaattttttaaacggTTTGCAcctctatttttttagatgttaAACAAAGAACATTTTCACAAGTCGGGGAAcatgtaacgacccaacttttctaccTAAGTCGAGATCattaatttttgacaaaagaccttgattgatacaaaatgaaatataagacatttgaaaaacatacaatcgaggaaaaacaaatttaagtcGGGCCcgatttcaaatattcaaaactttaaGAGTACTCTTTACCAAAATAATAGTTCGTAAGCTCAGTTCCATCACAATGTTTTAAACATCAAAAAGACCCACTACTGGTTCcattaggaaaaaaaactgGTTCCGTTAGGGAAAAAAACTGGTTCCGTTAGGGAAAAAAACTGGTTCCGTTAGGGAAAAACTGGTTCCGTTAGGGAAAAAATTGGTTCGGTTAGGGAAAAAATTGGTTCGGTTAGGGAAAAAATTGGTTCAGTTAGGGAAAAAACTGGTTccattatgaaaaaaaaactgttaacttcctattacTTCCTATTGGGGTACCCTGCACAGTCACAGTCTTGTGATTCGGTAGGATGCACGtaatcagtctaacgccccgaaggACGCAtaatcagtctagtgttctgcagaaacacatatcagtctagtggacccgaaggatgcacatatcagtctaTTGCACCCGAAGGATtcacatatcagtctagtgcaACCGAAGGATGCACAAAAgggtggtgatcccgtaggacatCTGCAAGGTAACTACCCAATAGGAAACTAATAATTTGCCCTTCAgtccattctaaacatcttaacaGTCATTCGTAATACAGTCTAGCTACTTTAACATACGATCCTGTCATTTAACACCCTAATAGTCAACATATCCCACTTTAGTCCAATGTCAGTCAACAACATATCAATACGTCAGTCAATCAACTATATAGTGTCATAACACCCCTCAATTCGCTAGTATATAGCCAGGCTTTAGTATAACCTACACCCAGTCTAAACGACAACcacaagttcacatccacgtctcatacaaacacaatctaaaAGTCTAGTCCTATCTACatccacatatatatacatattccCAGATAATCACGACATACATTCATCATCAAGTCTCCGTCAATCCATGtacatatattttcagtcatttACAGTATACATTCAATACCAAGTTTACATCCACgcatatatatcattttgaCAACTCTACTCAATCAGAGGTAACTATACAGTCAGTTCAAAACTATAGGTGAGCCCAGTAGTAGAGAATCCCTAACCTCGAGTTAGGGAAGCTCCTTAATCAACTAAGGTCCACGAAAAAAATCCTAAGCATAACCATaagaaattcaattattttcataaactttcTCTGATTTAGTTTCCTCAATGAAACTCCTACACTTACTTGAGTATTAGTGAAATCGAACTTCAACCAAGATCTAAAATGTGTTGTGCGTCCAAAGGATTTAAACGCTACCTTATTGAACAACAATTCAACAATTACCCAACAATAATACTTGAATTAATATGAAACAACTACCAACCCACAACTTAAATCTTGTTTTTTGGAACACACGGCTGAAAGGCAGGGGTCGCGCGGCGGCTGGAAGGCAGAGGGTCACGTGGCGGCTGGACTTCACGAACGGAGACCAGCGCAGACGTAGCCGGACGAAGGTATGGACGAACGGCAAGGTGAGAGCGGACGCGACGCCGGTGACACCAaccgacgacgacgacgacgtTCAGCTTCAATGGAAGACCGAGACAATCGGCGGTCGGCTGCAGATctgaaaggaaaagaaaaggaaaaggaaaaagaaagataggGGAGGCTATGGAGGCTAGGGTATGAGGATGAAGtaggagaagaagaggaaaaaaaaaagaaggaagaagacgGGGAAGGGTCACGcgagagagaggaagagagagaaattttaatttcttttttttataaattaataattaatagtaataatatttatattattattattattattacattttcttccctcacttcttttcttttccaataattaaatttttcttcCGAGcctgaagaaataaaataacactcaacaaaatttaaaatcgtAAAAATAGAGCAATCTGATTGAAATCAATTACCTTAGAGTTCGGGATGTTACAAAGCATTCCATAAAGGCGTTCACAACAAAGGTTTAATGATATGATGCTCAACAAACCTTTACACCtctttttttcacaataaaaaaataaaattcatcaCTATGTCATTTTATTTCACTCAACCCATCTTAAACTTGGAGTTATTTAGTCCAAAGTTGtcttaatattaattttttgttgattttcttatGTTTAGGGATCAAGTagggaaagagaaggaaaaagatgaaaacgTTTGAAAGACAATAGAAAAAGGTATCGTGTTCGAATCATTGGTTTGTCAATCTTATTCTATTTAACTAATTGaagattattttgtttaaatgaagTAAATTAGCAAGGGTtatatatcaacaaaattgGTAGATGAAGTAAAATGAGCACTGATAATGAAATTGCTAGAAAATTTCCATTTATATGTCTAATACAAGATGTCATACTACTTCTTTAtcaatctcattttttttcttctctgtcattaaaagaatttttcctttctgtctaaaatgaaatatgttttcttCCTTGCTTAGCAATATTAATTCTAGGCAAGTTGAGAATGCACATTTTGATCTTGATTTTTGTTATACTATGAAATAGTTTCTATCCTGCTTCTTGGTTTCTTCAATTTGATCTTagtaactttgttttttaggAACACGCGGCCAGAGTTCATCGCATGGTTGGTTGAAGtaaaaaaggtaaattgaCATGGGTAAACTATGACattatcttattattttgttgcAAGTACAAAGTGTGTGGAATAGTTTTATGCAATACTTGAATATCCTTcatttttaatacatttcaTGATTTCATTATGATGGAGCCAACTTCACTGTTTCATCACTTCAGTGTATGGAACACGAACACCTCAAAGCCATTGAAACTGTATAAATACTTGTTGAGAAATCTACTATAAAGTATATTTGGGATTTGTTTTCTCATAATAAGGTTAGCTTACTTTCTGTGTGACTTTGTTTATGGTTAGATTATGTTTTCTCCCTTCGTTTTGAGTAGATTTTGCCactgcaaaaagaaaaaataataaggtTAGCTTACCAcgttttttgtttattacatctttgtttatttattttttgtaatgtgTTAGTGTCTTTGCTTTGAGAGTAAATGATTAAATTGCAATAGCCAATTGCAATGAATGTTAAATTTGAGAGGAGTTCACCAAGGTCATGAAATATTTTGTGTATTACTGgtctctgtttttcttttcttttcttttatctcatGAATTGTTTTCGTAGTTCTATGATTAGAAATTGTCATGACTAATTCCAAAATATTCTTGTGGATTTGTGATTTCTGTACCAAATAGATTCTGTACTCATAAGGATTTGGAATCAATTGTTCTCTcaataaacacaaaaacattGCTTCCTTGTTTACTTGTGCTGATTGTTGCTCTTGAATTTGTACttctcaaactttttttttgataCTCTACAGCTAATGACTAGATATGTACAAAAACtaagttatttttcaaagagagaatgaaattttaaaagatgataattgtaaatagatttaaaatatatgataagtcaataataataataataaaataatagttcaAAAACCAAGGTCATGTAACTTTTAGAAACAActcataattttcaatatttcatATTAAGGAATGTAAACACCCATAGTATCATTAAATTGTAACACTTCcgcatttatttatttatcttttattactcacatatatattatccAATAAATAACTTGTTtacacaacttttttttttaaaagaaacgaCAAGTTTAACGTTGTGTTTGTATTGATTTTATACTGTAAAGATCCAACTTTTTTAACTAAGTCGAAGTCGTTAAATTAACACAAAGACCCGGGTTTACCCGAaataccaaatttaattaaatttaaagtctcaagaaaacaaaatttatatttgggccctatttaaaataaccaaaactttcaataaaataaaacttataaatttcTAGTCTTTGAATAGAgttaaacctcaaattttctaaacagtCTCAAGTacgaaaaacaaaacaaaagataaatcATCCAGCGAAAGCGAATTTAAAATATCCCCTATGGcgatcacgcttccttcctccCCTCGCCAATTTGCCGCCTTTGTTACTTTTgtctgaaaaattaaacataaaggGTGGGTATAAAAATACttagtaagagaccctctactggttCTGttaggggaaaataaattgttaacgtCCTATTGGAATACCATGCACAGTCACAGACTTGTGATTCCGTAGGATACACgtatcagtctaacgcccgaGGGATGTACATTTCAGTttagtgttctgcagaaacacatatcagtctaatgctcccaaAGGAGGCAGAATAATTagtgatcccgtgggacacctatAAGGCACACCtcccaataaaagctaacaatttttcccctCAGTCAATTCCAAACTTTTTAACCGTCATTTACCGTTCACTTAAATATTCTCATTGCATAAACTCTTCAAGTCTAAATTTATGCACCCACAAATGAATAGAACATCTTTATTTACACATTACGTTCTCATGTAAGCTTTATGAGCTtggatttggtttttgaattaACCTGACCTCTTGGACCCAGCCACGTTAATTTTTGTCTTATTTAGCATTCAAGCTAACTTAAGCCTATTTTTGGTCGCAGCTGAACTTTTGTCcaaataaatagaatttatttggaccaaaataattttttttatcaaaggTAATGATGAAAACACGTGGTGGCGTCATAagaatttgtcaaatttatatcttaaatttaatttggacacatgtcaacttttaattagatctatatttaaatatgtagaGTTTCGTCATTAATTTGAGAAGTGAAGGGGCAATTTGCcattagtaaaaaaaactcctcattcaacaataatatttaaaattatgtaacAACCTAATTAAGTTAGATAAAATATATCGAAATAGTAATTTGGTTAataattttccctttttttgtATCAATAGAAGATGAGAGATTGAGGCCATAGACTTACAAGCGATAAAACTTACTTCTTTGTTGAGTTATGCTTGTTCCATGGTGTTTTAGGACAACcatcaataattaattcataaaatcttttcttttttcttttttctttttctttctttctttttctttttttattttgagtaaaagtttgcaaaaatctactttttacttttaaaattgtttttagtaCAAATTGGAGAGGCAGAGGAATTGGACCATGGACTTCTTAGTTCTCAAAATGCACTGATATCAATTGACATAAACTGTTATAACTACCATCATTAACTAAGATTccgtttttattttaaagaaggTTATTGCGGGAAGATTTATGGTAATACGAgcatatgatttattttttcacggataacttctttttgttattctcatttaatttctctaagtagtaattaaattctctTAAGCACgatattaaatgtttttagaTGAAAGTTAAGATTGTTGAGTTTTAGGCATTAAAATGGACAATTAAAACTGTTTAGGTATAActttatcaatttcaattttattaagttGCGTACCGATTATGATTAAACTATAATTCTTGTTTTGGCCACAAAAGCCATCTTATATAAACCCTTCGTTCCTCCATCCATTTCCACAAGATTAATCTTCTATTCTCCATTTTCTAGTGACCAATATGGAGAAAACACAAAGAATTTATCTTCTCTTTCTATCGCTTTTATCCATAGCCACAATGTCACATTGTCGTGGTACGTATTGAAGAATATTATTTTCCgtttgtatatatgtatgtatgcatATATCACGTATGCATGTATTCTAATTCTTTATTTGTGTATTTACAGTGTTGCTTCATGTTGACCCACAATCTGATGTTGGCGGAcctcaaatggtcattccACCCCGTCCGCCACACCATCATCTTGATTCAGACGTTGGTGGACCACAGATGGTCATTCCACCACCTCCACCACACCATCATCTTGATTCCGATGTTGGCGGCCCTCAAATGGTTATCCCTCCTCCTCCACCGCACAAGCTTCCACAATCCGATGTTGGTGGCCCTCAATTGGTCATTCCACCCCCTCCACCACACCATCATCTTAATTCGGACGTTGGTGgccctcaaatggtcatcccACCACCTCCTCCGCACAAACATCCACAATCTGATGTTGGCGGtcctcaaatggtcattccACCCCCTCCTCCACACCATCATCTTGATTCTGATGTTGGTGGCcctcaaatggtcattccACCACCTCCCGCACAAACATCCACAATCTGATGTTGGCGGGCCTCAAACTGGTCATCCCACCCCCTCCTCCACACCATCATCTTGATTCTGACATAGGTGGTCTGCAAATGATCATTCCACCCCCTCTACCACACCATCATCTTGATTCTGATGTTGACAACCCTCAAATGGTTATTCCCCCTCCTCCACTTCATCACATTCGCCTTTAAAATCGAACATCGTTGATAATCCCCCAATGGTCATCCCACCGCCTCCCCTCTATTATGTTCCATCCACAAAGTAATGTTTAGTGATATTATAA of the Cucumis sativus cultivar 9930 chromosome 3, Cucumber_9930_V3, whole genome shotgun sequence genome contains:
- the LOC101211373 gene encoding MLP-like protein 28; protein product: MAQIAKISDQVQLKCCGKKFYDFFKNKMDHLPRVFPQYFESYKLVEGNSLTHGSVSFWKYDFGFGSSIEVKMKVLVDEPNKTIIYECLEGDLFKDFDIFNVKIKVNDGGNNGNSSVNWCLEYVKANENVDPPNNYLQFGLKLCKNVDAFLGNN
- the LOC105434491 gene encoding splicing factor 3B subunit 4-like yields the protein MEKTQRIYLLFLSLLSIATMSHCRVLLHVDPQSDVGGPQMVIPPRPPHHHLDSDVGGPQMVIPPPPPHHHLDSDVGGPQMVIPPPPPHKLPQSDVGGPQLVIPPPPPHHHLNSDVGGPQMVIPPPPPHKHPQSDVGGPQMVIPPPPPHHHLDSDVGGPQMVIPPPPAQTSTI